A region from the Aegilops tauschii subsp. strangulata cultivar AL8/78 chromosome 5, Aet v6.0, whole genome shotgun sequence genome encodes:
- the LOC109774950 gene encoding putative F-box/LRR-repeat protein 23, which produces MDDAAPPARDWSSLPLDALSLIFVRLGAVDILMGAGLVCRSWLEAANFPDVWRSVDMDKHESVFLKGDAVLREMAKVAVDRSGGQLRVFVGRMFVTDELIKYIMERSPSLTTLRLVSCFGVFSKQLTSVIKESPLLELRSLELENIDLTMEELTAILESCPILEVLRLHYCFLINSNDERTLRAKFTRIKTMTLKWDDECCTD; this is translated from the exons ATGGACGATGCGGCGCCGCCGGCGAGGGACTGGTCGTCACTGCCCCTCGATGCGCTATCCTTGATCTTTGTTAGGCTCGGCGCCGTCGACATCCTCATGGGCGCCGGCCTCGTGTGTCGCTCCTGGCTCGAGGCGGCCAATTTTCCGGACGTGTGGCGATCCGTCGACATGGACAAACACGAGTCCGTGTTCCTAAAGGGCGATGCTGTCCTGCGTGAGATGGCGAAGGTAGCCGTCGACCGTTCCGGCGGACAACTCAGGGTATTCGTCGGGAGGATGTTTGTCACCGATGAGCTCATCAAATATATCATGGAAAG GTCGCCCTCGCTGACTACCCTTCGACTTGTATCATGCTTCGGAGTCTTCAGCAAACAACTCACTAGTGTTATAAAAGAGTCACCTCTGCTGGAGTTGCGTTCCCTTGAACTTGAAAACATTGACCTCACCATGGAAGAACTGACGGCTATCCTTGAGAGCTGCCCTATCTTGGAGGTTCTTAGGTTGCACTATTGTTTCTTGATCAACTCCAATGATGAGCGCACCTTGCGGGCAAAATTCACCAGGATCAAGACCATGACGCTCAAGTGGGATGACGAGTGTTGTACCGATTAA